The window TTTGGTCTACGTGGAAGGTTCTTTGGGTATATATTCCCACACAACTTTTGGGTTTATTCTTCCTGGATATTCGACTCCAACGGCGGCGGTCTTTTTTTGTTCGTTTGACAACGGAcggtttttggtggtggggccaaaaaaaagaaggttTCGAGAAGCATTAACTATACGGCACTTCATACTCGCTCACCACTCAAACCCCGCGGCGAGATgagctcaacaccacagtGGACTCCCGACTCGTGGAGGTCAAAACCCGTCAAGCAATGCCCCCAGTACCCCGACCAAAAGGCCCTTCAGAAGTCTCTGGCTGAGCTCAAGAAGTTGCCCCCCATCGTCCACCCGAGGGAGATtgtcaagctcaaggagcaCCTTAGGGATGTGGCTCAGGGCAAGGCGTTCTTGCTGCAGGGTGGTGACTGTGCTGAGCTGTTTGACTACTGCCAGCAGGATGTTATTGAGAGCAAGATCAAGCTGCTTTTGCAGATGAGTCTTGTGCTGATTTGGGGTGCTGACAAGAGGGTTGTGCGGATTGGGCGTATGGCTGGGCAGTATGCGAAGCCGCGGTCGAGTCCGATGGAGAtggttgatgggagggaggttccTTCGTTCAGGGGTGATATCCTGAATGGGTTCAGTGTTGATGAGAGAGAGCTGGACCCTAACCGCTTGGTCAAGTAAGACTCACCTTTCCCTGCCACTCTCGCAAGTCGATGCTAATGCTTACCGCAGGGCTTACCACCACTCGGCTGCCACGCTGAACTACATTCGTGCTGCCATCTCTTCTGGCATTGCGGACCTGCATCGCCCTCTGGACTGGGGTCTCGGCCACGTCCGTGATCCCGCACTGAAGGCCAAATACCAAGAAGCTGTCGACTTCCTTACGGACATGCTCCGCTTCATGCAGACCATCGGTGCCGACAAGTCCCACAATCTCGATACCGTCGatctcttcacctcccatGAGGGTCTGTTGCTGGAATACGAGCAATCCCTCACCCGTCTCCTCGACACCCCTTCCGCTCCCGGCACCCCCAGCAAAAAGGAGTACTACGACACATCAGCCCACTTCCTCTGGATCGGCGACCGCACCCGCCAGCTCGACCACGCCCACGTCGAGTTCTTCCGCGGCATCGCCAACCCCCTCGGCGTCAAAATCGGACCTaccacccccgcctccgACCTGCTGGACATGCTCCGCACTCTCAACCCGGACCGCGAACCAGGCAAGATCACGCTCATCACCCGCTACGGCGCCTCCAAGGTCGCCGACCTGCTCCCCGCGCACATCCGA is drawn from Podospora pseudocomata strain CBS 415.72m chromosome 1 map unlocalized CBS415.72m_1, whole genome shotgun sequence and contains these coding sequences:
- the ARO8_1 gene encoding Aromatic/aminoadipate aminotransferase 1 (COG:E; EggNog:ENOG503NXFG), which translates into the protein MSSTPQWTPDSWRSKPVKQCPQYPDQKALQKSLAELKKLPPIVHPREIVKLKEHLRDVAQGKAFLLQGGDCAELFDYCQQDVIESKIKLLLQMSLVLIWGADKRVVRIGRMAGQYAKPRSSPMEMVDGREVPSFRGDILNGFSVDERELDPNRLVKAYHHSAATLNYIRAAISSGIADLHRPLDWGLGHVRDPALKAKYQEAVDFLTDMLRFMQTIGADKSHNLDTVDLFTSHEGLLLEYEQSLTRLLDTPSAPGTPSKKEYYDTSAHFLWIGDRTRQLDHAHVEFFRGIANPLGVKIGPTTPASDLLDMLRTLNPDREPGKITLITRYGASKVADLLPAHIRAVEDSEYKQTVVWQCDPMHGNTQSVSGGIKTRRFSNIFSELQQTLRIHKEQGSYLGGVHLELTGDAVTECLGGSEGLDEDDLSTNYTSFCDPRLNEKQALELAFLVADHYRCERKEKRA